Proteins from one Sabethes cyaneus chromosome 2, idSabCyanKW18_F2, whole genome shotgun sequence genomic window:
- the LOC128738003 gene encoding spectrin alpha chain isoform X1: MEQFTPKEVKILESAEDIQERREQVLNRYNEFKVETRHKREKLEDSRRFQYFKRDSDELESWIHEKLQAASEESYRDPTNLQAKIQKHQAFEAEVSAHSNAIVVLDNTGQEMINQQHFASDIIQRRLDELHRLWELLLSRLAEKGMKLQQALVLVQFLRHCEEVMFWIKDKEAFVTADEFGQDLEHVEVLQRKFDEFQKDMASQEYRVTEVNELADKLLSNGHPERETITRKKEELNEAWQRLKQLAILRQEKLFGAHEIQRFNRDADETVAWIAEKDVVLSSDDYGRDLASVQALQRKHEGVERDLAALEDKVATLGAEAGRLCSIHADHSDQIREKQAEIAAYWQSLTAKAKERKQKLDESYFLHRFLADYRDLVSWINGMKAIISADELAKDVAGAEALLERHQEHKGEIDARVDSFKVTTEAGRQLLEREHYAAAEVQEKLAALESDKSSLLSLWEDRRILYEQCMDLQLFYRDTEQADTWMAKQEAFLANEDLGDSLDSVEALIKKHEDFEKSLAAQEEKIKALDVFATKLIDGQHYAADDVAQRRSMLLARRSALLEKSSIRRQLLEDSSALQQFERDCDETKGWISEKLKFATDDSYLDPTNLNGKVQKHTNFEHELTANKSRIEDITTNGQNLIEKQHYAADQINSRMQEIVTLWESLVQASDKKGCKLQEASQQQQFNRTVEDIELWLSEVEGQLMSEDYGKDLTSVQNLQKKHALLEADVMAHQDRIEGIKVAANKFVESGHFDADNIRNKESALSKRYGALASPMSERKQRLLDSLQVQQLFRDLEDEAAWIREKEPVAASTNRGRDLIGVQNLIKKHQAVLAEINNHENRVVAVIGNGEQMLTEQPFATEDIKLRLDALKDQWNSLKEKSNQRKQDLEDSLQAHQYFADANEAESWMREKEPIVSNQDYGKDEDSSEALLKKHEALVSDLEAFGNTIQALQEQAKNCRQQETPVVDITGKECVIALYDYTEKSPREVSMKKSDVLTLLNSNNKDWWKVEVNDRQGFVPAAYIKKIDPGLSASQQNLVDGHSIAKRQSQINSQYDNLLALARERQNKLNETVKAYVLVREAADLSAWIKDKESHAQIKDVGEDLEEVEVMQKKFDDFNDDLKANEVRLAKLNEIAVQLTSLGQTEAALKIKTQIKTLNEEWATLQTITHERASQLGSAHEVQRFHRDVDETKDWIAEKDNALTNDDLGKDLRGVQTLQRKHEGLERDLAALRDKIRQLDETANRLMQSHPDTAEQTYAKQKEINEEWQQVVAKAQQRKEKLLDSYDLQRFSSDYRDLMAWISSMMGLVTSEELANDVTGAEALIERHQNHRAEIDFRYGIPQEHRTEVDARAGTFAAFEQFGAELLQANHYASPEIQEKIENLAKAREELERAWTARRLQLDQNLDLQLYLRDCEQAENWMSAREAFLNAEEVDSKGDNVEALIKKHEDFDKAINGHEEKIAALQVLADQLIAQEHYAGKLIDDKRSEVLDRWRHLKEDLIEKRSRLGDEQTLQQFSRDADEIENWIAEKLQLATEESYKDPANIQSKHQKHQAFEAELAANADRISSVLAMGSNLIDKNQCSGSEDAVQKRLTQIADQWEYLTQKTTEKSLKLKEANKQRTYIAAVKDLDFWLGEVESLLTSEDAGKDLASVQNLMKKHQLVEADIHAHEDRIKDMNAQADSLVESGQFDSAGIQEKRQSINERYERICNLAAHRQARLNEANTLHQFFRDIADEESWIKEKKLLVGSDDYGRDLTGVQNLKKKHKRLEAELASHEPAIQAVQEAGEKLMDVSNLGVPEIEQRLKALNQAWAELKGLAATRGQKLDESLIYQQFLAKVEEEEAWITEKQQLLSVEDYGDSMAAVQGLLKKHDAFETDFAAHRDRCSDIRDNGQTLVTNNNHHGESISQRCAQLDKKLENLQSLATRRKNALLDNFAYLQFMWKADVVESWIADKENHVKSEEFGRDLSTVQTLLTKQETFDAGLSAFEQEGIHNITALKDQLINANHAQSAAILKRHEDVLTRWQKLRADSEARKYRLLAMQEQFRQIEDLYLTFAKKASAFNSWFENAEEDLTDPVRCNSIEEITALRAAHAQFQASLSSAQYDFQALADLDRKIKSFNVGPNPYTWFTMEALEDTWRNLQKIIEERDAELAKEVHRQEENDKLRKEFAKHANLFHQWLTETRTSLMEGSGSLEEQFEALCHKANEIRARRGDLKKIEELGATLEEHLILDNRYTEHSTVGLAQQWDQLDQLAMRMQHNLKQQIQARNQSGVSEDSLKEFSMMFKHFDKDKSGKLNHQEFKSCLRALGYDLPMVEEGQPDPEFEEILNVVDPNRDGQVSLQEYIAFMISKETENVQSYEEIENAFRAITASDRPYVTKDELYSNLTKDMADYCAQRMKPYNDPKTGHPITGALDYVEFTRTLFQN; encoded by the exons ATGGAACAATTTACCCCGAAGGAGGTAAAAATCCTCGAAAGTGCCGAGGATATCCAGGAGCGCCGTGAGCAGGTGCTGAACCGCTACAATGAGTTCAAGGTGGAAACGCGCCACAAGCGCGAGAAGCTGGAGGACTCGCGTCGTTTCCAGTACTTCAAGCGTGACTCGGACGAGCTGGAAAGCTGGATCCACGAGAAGCTGCAGGCCGCTTCCGAGGAGAGCTATCGCGATCCGACCAATCTGCAGGCCAAGATCCAGAAGCATCAGGCATTCGAGGCCGAGGTGTCCGCTCACAGCAACGCGATTGTTGTGCTGGACAACACCGGTCAGGAGATGATTAACCAGCAGCACTTTGCTTCGGATATCATCCAGCGTCGGCTGGATGAGCTGCATCGGCTTTGGGAGTTGCTGCTTTCGCGGTTGGCCGAGAAGGGTATGAAGCTGCAACAGGCGCTGGTGTTGGTGCAATTCTTGCGCCACTGTGAGGAGGTAATGTTCTGGATCAAGGACAAAGAGGCCTTTGTTACGGCCGATGAGTTCGGTCAGGATCTGGAGCATGTGGAAGTGTTGCAGAGAAAGTTCGACGAATTCCAGAAGGATATGGCTTCGCAGGAGTATCGTGTCACCGAGGTGAACGAGTTGGCCGATAAGTTGCTTTCCAACGGTCATCCGGAACGCGAAACCATCACTCGTAAGAAGGAGGAGTTGAATGAAGCTTGGCAGCGCTTGAAGCAATTGGCTATTTTGCGCCAGGAAAAACTCTTCGGAGCTCACGAGATTCAGCGCTTTAACCGTGATGCTGACGAAACCGTTGCTTGGATCGCTGAAAAGGACGTTGTCCTTTCGTCCGATGACTATGGTCGCGACTTGGCCAGTGTGCAGGCGCTGCAGCGCAAGCATGAAGGTGTTGAGCGCGATTTGGCTGCTTTGGAAGATAAGGTTGCAACGCTGGGTGCCGAAGCTGGTCGATTGTGTAGCATTCATGCCGATCATAGTGATCAGATCCGCGAAAAGCAAGCGGAAATTGCTGCCTACTGGCAGTCGCTTACCGCGAAAGCCAAGGAACGCAAACAAAAGCTGGATGAGTCGTACTTCTTGCATCGTTTCTTGGCCGACTACCGCGATTTGGTTTCGTGGATCAACGGAATGAAGGCTATCATTTCGGCTGATGAGCTAGCCAAGGACGTTGCCGGTGCGGAAGCTTTGTTGGAACGTCACCAGGAGCATAAGGGTGAAATTGATGCTCGAGTCGATAGTTTCAAAGTTACCACCGAAGCGGGACGCCAGCTGTTGGAACGTGAGCACTATGCTGCCGCCGAAGTTCAGGAAAAACTAGCGGCTTTGGAAAGCGACAAGAGCTCGCTACTGTCGCTGTGGGAAGATCGTCGCATTTTGTATGAACAGTGCATGGACTTACAGCTGTTCTACCGTGACACTGAGCAGGCTGATACTTGGATGGCCAAGCAGGAAGCTTTCCTCGCCAATGAAGACTTGGGTGATTCACTGGATTCGGTTGAAGCGCTGATCAAGAAACATGAAGACTTCGAGAAGAGTTTGGCCGCTCAGGAAGAGAAAATCAAGGCACTGGACGTCTTTGCCACCAAACTGATTGACGGTCAACACTACGCAGCGGATGACGTTGCTCAGCGTCGCTCGATGCTTTTGGCTCGTCGTTCTGCTCTACTGGAGAAATCCTCCATCCGACGTCAACTGCTGGAGGACTCCAGCGCTCTGCAGCAGTTCGAACGTGATTGCGACGAAACCAAGGGGTGGATCAGTGAGAAACTAAAGTTTGCCACCGACGATAGCTATCTGGATCCGACCAATCTGAACGGAAAGGTTCAGAAACACACCAACTTCGAGCATGAACTGACGGCCAACAAGAGTCGCATTGAAGACATCACCACGAACGGACAAAATTTGATTGAGAAACAGCACTACGCTGCCGATCAAATCAACTCGCGCATGCAGGAAATTGTAACCTTATGGGAGTCACTGGTTCAAGCGTCGGACAAAAAGGGTTGCAAGCTGCAGGAAGCTTCGCAGCAGCAACAGTTCAACCGAACCGTTGAGGACATTGAGCTGTGGCTCAGTGAAGTTGAAGGCCAACTGATGTCCGAAGACTACGGTAAAGATCTGACCAGTGTTCAAAACCTTCAGAAGAAACACGCCCTGTTGGAGGCCGACGTGATGGCTCATCAGGACCGCATCGAGGGAATCAAGGTAGCCGCCAATAAGTTCGTCGAAAGTGGTCACTTTGATGCCGATAACATCCGCAACAAGGAATCTGCTCTTTCGAAACGTTATGGAGCTTTGGCTTCTCCGATGTCCGAACGGAAACAGCGCCTGTTGGACTCCTTACAAGTTCAGCAACTATTCCGTGATCTTGAAGATGAAGCCGCTTGGATTAGAGAGAAAGAACCGGTCGCTGCATCGACTAACCGTGGTCGCGATTTGATTGGTGTTCAGAACCTGATCAAAAAACATCAAGCCGTACTGGCTGAAATCAACAACCATGAAAACCGCGTAGTCGCCGTCATTGGAAATGGGGAACAGATGTTGACCGAACAACCGTTTGCCACCGAAGACATCAAGTTGCGACTGGATGCCCTGAAAGATCAATGGAATTCCCTCAAGGAAAAGTCGAATCAACGTAAGCAAGATTTGGAAGATTCACTGCAAGCCCATCAATACTTTGCCGACGCAAACGAGGCCGAGTCTTGGATGCGTGAGAAGGAACCGATCGTTTCGAACCAGGACTACGGTAAAGACGAAGATTCTTCGGAAGCTTTGTTGAAGAAACATGAAGCTCTAGTTTCGGATTTGGAAGCCTTCGGCAACACCATTCAGGCTCTGCAGGAGCAGGCCAAAAACTGTCGTCAGCAGGAGACGCCAGTCGTGGACATCACCGGAAAGGAGTGCGTCATTGCTTTGTACGATTACACCGAAAAGTCTCCTCGTGAAGTTTCCATGAAGAAGAGTGACGTTTTGACTCTGTTGAATTCGAACAACAAGGATTGGTGGAAGGTAGAGGTAAACGACCGACAGGGTTTCGTTCCAGCTGCATACATCAAAAAGATCGACCCTGGTCTAAGCGCCAGCCAGCAAAATCTGGTCGATGGTCATTCGATTGCCAAACGCCAATCGCAAATCAACAGCCAGTATGACAACCTGCTAGCATTGGCCCGTGAACGTCAAAATAAGTTGAACGAAACCGTTAAAGCTTACGTACTGGTTCGTGAGGCAGCTGACTTGTCCGCTTGGATCAAGGATAAGGAAAGCCATGCCCAGATCAAGGATGTAGGTGAAGATTTGGAAGAGGTTGAGGTTATGCAGAAGAAGTTCGATGACTTCAACGATGATCTTAAAGCCAACGAGGTCCGCCTGGCGAAGCTGAACGAAATTGCCGTCCAACTAACCTCGCTCGGTCAAACTGAGGCAGCATTGAAGATCAAAACGCAAATTAAAACCCTGAACGAAGAATGGGCAACGCTGCAAACCATCACTCACGAGCGGGCAAGCCAGCTGGGATCCGCTCACGAGGTTCAACGTTTCCATCGGGATGTCGACGAAACTAAGGACTGGATTGCCGAGAAGGACAATGCCCTAACCAACGATGACTTGGGCAAGGATCTGCGCGGTGTGCAGACGCTTCAGCGCAAGCACGAGGGTCTGGAGCGTGATTTGGCCGCGCTGCGCGACAAGATTCGTCAGTTGGACGAAACCGCTAATCGGCTGATGCAATCCCATCCGGACACGGCCGAACAGACGTACGCTAAGCAGAAGGAAATCAACGAGGAGTGGCAACAGGTGGTGGCGAAGGCCCAGCAGCGTAAGGAAAAGCTGCTCGATTCGTACGATCTGCAGCGTTTCTCCAGCGATTACCGCGATCTGATGGCTTGGATCAGCTCGATGATGGGTTTGGTTACGTCCGAGGAGCTGGCCAACGATGTCACCGGGGCGGAAGCGTTGATCGAGCGACACCAG AACCATCGTGCTGAAATTGATTTTCGTTACGGTATCCCACAG GAACACCGCACCGAGGTCGATGCCCGCGCCGGAACGTTCGCCGCCTTCGAGCAGTTCGGAGCCGAACTGCTGCAGGCCAACCATTATGCATCGCCGGAGATTCAGGAGAAGATTGAAAATCTGGCCAAGGCCCGCGAAGAGCTGGAACGGGCGTGGACTGCCCGTCGGCTGCAGCTGGACCAGAATCTAGATTTGCAGCTGTATCTGCGTGACTGCGAACAGGCTGAGAACTGGATGAGTGCTCGTGAGGCGTTCTTGAACGCTGAGGAGGTTGATTCTAAGGGAGATAATGTGGAGGCGTTGATCAAGAAGCATGAAGATTTTGATAAGGCCATCAATGGACATGAGGAGAAGATTGCTGCTCTGCAGGTTTTGGCTGATCAATTGATTGCACAGGAACATTATGCCGGAAAGTTGATCGATGATAAGCGTTCGGAAGTACTTGACCGCTGGCGTCATTTGAAGGAAGATTTGATTGAGAAGCGCTCTCGACTTGGTGATGAACAAACGCTGCAGCAATTCTCGCGTGATGCGGATGAAATCGAAAATTGGATTGCGGAGAAGCTGCAGTTGGCTACCGAGGAAAGCTACAAGGACCCGGCCAACATTCAATCGAAGCATCAAAAGCATCAGGCATTTGAAGCCGAACTGGCAGCCAATGCTGATCGTATTTCAAGTGTCTTGGCTATGGGCAGTAATTTGATTGACAAAAATCAGTGCAGTGGTTCGGAAGATGCCGTTCAGAAGCGTCTGACTCAGATTGCCGACCAGTGGGAATACTTGACACAGAAGACGACGGAGAAATCGCTGAAACTGAAGGAAGCCAACAAGCAGCGTACATACATTGCTGCGGTTAAGGATTTGGACTTCTGGCTGGGTGAGGTTGAGAGTTTGCTAACGTCGGAGGATGCTGGTAAGGATTTGGCTTCCGTGCAGAATCTAATGAAGAAGCATCAATTGGTAGAGGCCGATATTCATGCTCACGAGGACCGTATCAAGGACATGAATGCCCAAGCAGATTCGTTGGTCGAGAGCGGTCAATTCGACAGTGCTGGAATTCAGGAGAAACGTCAGTCCATTAATGAGCGTTATGAGCGCATTTGTAACTTGGCTGCCCATCGTCAGGCTCGTTTGAATGAGGCCAACACGTTGCATCAGTTCTTCCGTGATATTGCTGATGAAGAATCGTGGATCAAGGAGAAAAAACTGCTGGTTGGCTCCGATGACTATGGTCGTGATTTGACCGGTGTGCAGAACTTGAAGAAGAAGCATAAGCGTCTAGAGGCAGAGCTGGCTTCTCACGAGCCAGCTATTCAAGCCGTTCAGGAAGCTGGGGAGAAGCTGATGGACGTTTCTAATTTGGGTGTGCCGGAGATTGAGCAGCGGTTGAAGGCTTTGAACCAGGCCTGGGCCGAGTTGAAGGGATTGGCTGCTACACGTGGTCAGAAGTTGGATGAGTCACTGATCTATCAACAGTTCTTGGCTAAGGTGGAAGAAGAGGAAGCCTGGATTACCGAGAAGCAGCAGCTGTTGTCGGTTGAAGACTACGGCGATTCGATGGCCGCTGTTCAAGGTTTGCTTAAGAAGCATGACGCTTTCGAAACGGACTTTGCTGCTCATCGTGATCGTTGCTCGGACATCAGAGACAATGGTCAAACGCTGGTGACCAACAATAATCACCATGGAGAGAGCATTTCGCAGCGTTGTGCTCAACTGgataaaaaattggaaaacttgCAGTCCTTGGCAACACGCCGCAAGAATGCCCTGTTGGACAACTTTGCTTACTTGCAGTTCATGTGGAAGGCCGATGTCGTTGAAAGTTGGATTGCTGACAAGGAAAATCACGTCAAGTCGGAGGAGTTTGGACGTGATCTGTCCACTGTTCAAACCTTGCTGACTAAACAGGAGACATTCGATGCGG GTCTCTCTGCATTTGAACAGGAAGGAATTCATAACATCACAGCTTTGAAGGACCAACTGATCAACGCTAACCATGCCCAATCGGCAGCCATTCTGAAACGTCACGAGGACGTGCTTACTCGCTGGCAGAAGCTGCGCGCCGATTCGGAAGCCCGCAAATACCGACTGCTGGCTATGCAGGAGCAGTTCCGTCAAATCGAGGACCTATATTTGACCTTTGCCAAGAAGGCTTCCGCGTTCAACTCGTGGTTCGAGAACGCCGAAGAAGATCTGACCGACCCGGTCCGTTGTAACTCGATCGAGGAAATCACTGCGCTCCGAGCGGCCCATGCCCAATTCCAGGCTTCGCTGTCATCGGCTCAGTATGACTTCCAGGCCTTAGCCGACTTGGATCGTAAGATCAAGAGCTTCAACGTGGGACCCAATCCGTACACATGGTTCACAATGGAAGCTCTGGAGGATACTTGGCGCAACTTGCAGAAGATTATCGAAGAACGCGATGCCGAACTGGCTAAGGAAGTTCACCGTCAGGAAGAGAACGACAAACTCCGGAAGGAGTTTGCCAAGCATGCCAACCTGTTCCATCAGTGGCTAACCGAAACCAG AACTTCCCTGATGGAAGGTTCCGGCTCGCTGGAGGAACAATTCGAGGCCTTGTGCCACAAAGCCAACGAAATCCGGGCCCGTCGTGGAGATTTGAAGAAAATTGAAGAGCTGGGCGCAACTTTGGAGGAGCATCTCATTTTGGACAATCGTTACACCGAGCACTCCACTGTCGGGCTCGCCCAGCAGTGGGATCAGCTCGATCAGCTGGCTATGCGAATGCAGCACAATCTCAAACAGCAAATACAGGCCCGCAACCAGTCGGGTGTATCGGAGGATTCCCTCAAAGAATTCTCGATGATGTTCAAGCATTTCGACAAGGACAAGAGCGGCAAGCTGAACCACCAGGAGTTCAAATCTTGTCTGCGCGCTCTCGGTTACGATCTGCCGATGGTGGAGGAAGGTCAACCCGATCCGGAGTTCGAAGAGATCCTGAACGTTGTCGATCCGAACCGCGATGGACAGGTTTCTCTGCAGGAATACATAGCCTTCATGATTTCCAAGGAAACGGAAAATGTCCAAAGCTACGAAGAGATCGAAAATGCCTTCCGCGCCATTACCGCTTCCGATCGTCCTTACGTCACCAAGGATGAACTTTATTCC AACCTCACAAAGGACATGGCGGACTACTGTGCCCAGAGGATGAAACCGTACAACGATCCGAAAACGGGTCATCCAATCACGGGCGCTCTCGATTACGTGGAATTCACTCGAACCCTATTTCAGAATTAA